A genomic window from Bacillus sp. BGMRC 2118 includes:
- a CDS encoding FAD-binding oxidoreductase: MKEKIIILLIIFIYMILLISSLFYNSDETTVVTDVSQLMPVKVERIVKGKEEQSILQVIKEAKKEGKKISIAGKRHSMGGHTYYKDAVVLDMTSYNEILKLDPKQKTITVQSGATWNDIQQYVNPHGLAVKVMQSQNIFTIGGSLSVNAHGRDIRFGSLIDTVRSFRLLTAEGEIVHVSREDQEELFNLVIGGYGLFGVILDVELELTDDELYVMQTNAMSFDEYTHYFVNRVKDNEEVRMHLARISTSPENFLTKMYVTDYVLASEQEQLIEHDELKEDRATWLTKFLLGLSRRYDWGKEMLWNMQERYFHSINGELVSRNNVMRSESKFLEYENAKDTDVLQEYFVPIHQFTPYIDDLRAELSDEELNLVNITIRYVNKNEDAVLSYAKDDMFALVLLINQGLSKEETEKTKQIVQKMIQVTLEHDGSYYLPYMPYPTKEQLLRAYPNSKEFFEQKRKYDPEELFYNYFYEEYKE; encoded by the coding sequence ATGAAAGAAAAAATTATTATCCTTCTCATCATTTTTATTTATATGATTCTACTCATTTCTTCACTTTTTTATAATAGTGATGAAACGACTGTCGTAACAGATGTAAGCCAGCTTATGCCGGTAAAAGTAGAAAGAATAGTAAAAGGGAAAGAGGAACAGTCTATTTTGCAAGTAATAAAAGAGGCGAAAAAGGAAGGCAAGAAGATTTCGATTGCAGGAAAGCGGCACAGTATGGGAGGTCATACGTATTATAAGGATGCCGTTGTACTAGACATGACCTCTTATAATGAAATACTAAAACTTGATCCCAAGCAAAAAACCATCACAGTTCAAAGCGGTGCAACGTGGAATGATATTCAACAATATGTCAATCCCCATGGACTAGCTGTCAAAGTGATGCAGTCGCAGAATATCTTTACAATTGGTGGATCACTCAGTGTGAATGCACATGGGCGTGATATACGGTTTGGTTCTCTCATTGATACAGTTCGTTCATTTCGCTTGTTAACGGCAGAGGGTGAAATTGTTCATGTAAGTCGGGAGGATCAGGAAGAATTATTTAATCTCGTTATTGGTGGTTATGGTCTGTTTGGTGTCATTTTAGATGTGGAATTGGAATTAACGGATGATGAGCTTTATGTCATGCAAACAAATGCCATGAGCTTTGATGAGTACACCCATTATTTTGTTAATCGTGTAAAGGACAATGAAGAGGTGCGCATGCATTTAGCTAGAATCTCAACTTCTCCTGAAAATTTCCTAACAAAGATGTACGTTACAGATTATGTACTAGCTTCAGAACAGGAGCAGTTAATAGAGCATGATGAATTAAAGGAAGACCGGGCGACGTGGTTAACGAAGTTTTTACTTGGGCTATCTCGGAGGTATGATTGGGGCAAGGAAATGCTGTGGAATATGCAAGAAAGGTATTTTCATTCTATTAATGGTGAACTCGTTTCCAGAAATAATGTGATGAGATCTGAATCAAAGTTTCTAGAATATGAGAATGCAAAAGATACAGACGTGCTGCAGGAGTATTTTGTACCGATTCATCAATTCACTCCATACATAGATGATTTGAGAGCAGAATTATCAGATGAAGAACTGAACTTAGTTAATATCACCATTCGCTATGTAAATAAAAATGAAGATGCCGTTCTTTCTTATGCTAAAGATGATATGTTTGCACTTGTACTATTAATCAATCAAGGGTTATCTAAGGAAGAGACAGAGAAGACGAAGCAAATCGTCCAAAAAATGATTCAAGTAACACTTGAGCATGACGGTAGCTATTATTTACCGTATATGCCTTATCCAACAAAGGAACAGTTACTAAGAGCTTATCCAAATTCAAAAGAGTTTTTTGAACAAAAGCGTAAATATGACCCAGAAGAGTTGTTTTATAACTATTTTTATGAGGAGTATAAGGAATGA
- the namA gene encoding NADPH dehydrogenase NamA, producing the protein MEAKLFSPFQIKDVSLKNRIVMSPMCMYSSHNEDGLVQKWHYTHYVSRAVGQVGLIMVEATAVTPQGRISNQDLGIWSDEHVPGLKKLVDMVKEQGSKTAIQIAHAGRKSMTDSEIIAPSAIAFNEKSKTPTAMSIESINETIEAFKAGVARAKEAGFDIIELHGAHGYLINEFLSPLSNKREDEYGGTPENRYRFLREIIEAVKTVWEGPLFVRVSANDYHPEGLTPEDYVTYAKWMKEQGVDLIDVSSGAVVPAAINVYPGYQVGFAETIRSGAMIPTGAVGLITTGNQAEEILQNDRSDLIFVARELLRDPYWPRTAAKQLGVSIPTPKQYERGWL; encoded by the coding sequence ATGGAAGCAAAGCTTTTTAGCCCTTTTCAAATAAAAGATGTTTCGTTAAAAAACCGAATCGTGATGTCACCTATGTGCATGTACTCTTCACATAATGAAGACGGACTTGTTCAAAAATGGCATTATACTCACTATGTAAGCCGTGCAGTCGGGCAAGTAGGTCTAATTATGGTAGAGGCTACAGCCGTAACACCACAAGGTCGTATCTCTAATCAAGACCTTGGGATATGGAGTGATGAACATGTCCCGGGTTTAAAGAAACTTGTTGATATGGTGAAGGAACAAGGGTCAAAAACAGCCATTCAAATTGCACATGCTGGACGCAAATCGATGACAGATAGTGAAATCATTGCCCCTTCTGCTATTGCATTTAATGAAAAATCAAAAACACCGACTGCGATGAGTATTGAATCAATTAATGAAACAATTGAAGCATTCAAAGCAGGTGTTGCTCGTGCAAAGGAAGCTGGGTTTGATATCATTGAGCTTCATGGAGCACACGGATACTTGATAAATGAGTTCCTCTCCCCTCTTTCAAATAAAAGAGAAGATGAATATGGCGGAACACCAGAAAATCGTTATCGATTCCTTCGTGAAATTATTGAAGCAGTCAAAACAGTCTGGGAAGGGCCTTTATTCGTGAGAGTGTCGGCTAACGACTACCACCCTGAAGGACTTACACCAGAGGATTATGTTACATATGCAAAATGGATGAAGGAGCAAGGAGTAGACTTAATTGATGTCAGTTCTGGCGCTGTAGTTCCTGCAGCAATCAATGTGTATCCTGGTTATCAGGTAGGCTTTGCGGAAACAATCAGAAGCGGTGCCATGATTCCAACTGGAGCAGTGGGCCTTATTACAACAGGCAACCAAGCTGAAGAAATTTTGCAAAATGACAGATCGGACCTTATTTTTGTAGCCCGTGAACTATTAAGAGATCCATATTGGCCACGAACAGCAGCGAAACAATTAGGAGTTTCAATACCTACTCCTAAGCAATATGAACGTGGATGGTTGTAA